A section of the Cyprinus carpio isolate SPL01 unplaced genomic scaffold, ASM1834038v1 S000006752, whole genome shotgun sequence genome encodes:
- the LOC109113389 gene encoding MARVEL domain-containing protein 3-like — translation MSQPSRNHRPQRERNGGHYSERRDREPRSRQDGPSDRRSASDRSSGQPPYYPRGSQRHARSAPREEHRESKCSYICSRRGIVLICAVLTNALVLVCVVAAHMSQMGMSAMGMGGTSFIDAIIPFEGVELQQVRELDMQFGQMRAPGVYGGVAFCLTFGALSLLFLVSSSKPPHMLPRKLLIGQFAFQIIGAVGYVVAVGLYLHFVISVNSTDVCVRRERLYARNGYTWMNCSVGGGDAAVALFGIITAILYAAGTVLTGQTIKDVSHYFKERDRYEAERREQPRSPLKTPPDPDTYV, via the exons ATGAGCCAGCCTTCCAGAAACCATCGtccgcagagagagagaaacggggGACACTACAGTGAGAGGCGAGACAGAGAGCCCCGCAGCCGACAGGACGGTCCCAGTGACCGACGGTCAGCCAGCGACAG GTCATCTGGCCAGCCCCCGTACTACCCCAGAGGTTCTCAGAGACATGCGAGGAGCGCTCCTCGAGAGGAGCACCGGGAGTCAAAGTGCTCTTACATCTGCTCCAGGAGAG GTATTGTGTTAATATGTGCCGTCCTGACCAATGCGTTGGTTCTCGTATGCGTGGTGGCTGCTCACATGTCGCAGATGGGCATGTCTGCGATGGGTATGGGCGGAACGAGCTTCATTGACGCCATCATTCCTTTTGAGGGGGTGGAGCTGCAGCAGGTGCGTGAGCTTGACATGCAGTTCGGACAGATGAGAGCACCAGGAGTCTATGGAGGTGTGGCCTTCTGCCTCACTTTTGGTGCACTTTCACTCCTGTTTTTAGTGTCCAGCAGCAAACCCCCCCACATGCTTCCAAGGAAGCTCCTGATTGGACAGTTTGCATTCCAGATCATTGGTGCAGTGGGTTACGTGGTTGCGGTGGGTTTGTACCTGCACTTCGTGAtctcagtgaactcaactgatgTGTGCGTCCGGCGTGAACGACTGTATGCTCGTAACGGATATACCTGGATGAACTGTAGCGTAGGTGGGGGGGATGCAGCCGTCGCACTGTTTGGAATCATAACTGCAATTCTGTATGCTGCTGGGACCGTTTTAACGGGACAAACAATCAAGGATGTCAGCCATTACTTTAAGGAGCGTGACCGCTATGAAGCCGAACGCAGAGAACAACCTAGAAGTCCTCTGAAAACACCTCCTGATCCTGACACTTATGTCTGA